In Nostoc sp. UHCC 0926, a single genomic region encodes these proteins:
- a CDS encoding peptidoglycan-binding domain-containing protein, translating to MENDVKQSKQSQLEITAQATPPEFIQTDGIYQACPCAIAVDKEHILKKISKKNQFLASSNLGESKKYSQSGGKVLAKATGRFQKFSSQLPTLNFGSSGVAVRALQQLLVSNGYAVRVDGIFGALTETAIKAFQNQRNLATDGIVGQRTWQALTI from the coding sequence ATGGAAAATGACGTAAAGCAGTCAAAACAGAGTCAGTTAGAGATAACAGCTCAAGCCACACCACCTGAATTCATCCAGACAGATGGAATTTACCAGGCTTGTCCCTGTGCGATCGCAGTGGATAAAGAACACATACTTAAGAAAATCAGTAAAAAGAATCAGTTCCTAGCTTCTTCTAACTTAGGTGAGTCTAAGAAGTATTCTCAGTCTGGAGGTAAAGTCCTTGCAAAGGCTACAGGACGGTTCCAGAAGTTTAGTAGCCAACTACCTACTCTTAATTTCGGTAGCTCTGGTGTTGCTGTCAGAGCCTTACAACAGCTTTTAGTGTCTAACGGTTATGCCGTAAGAGTAGATGGGATTTTTGGCGCACTGACAGAGACTGCTATCAAAGCCTTTCAAAACCAGCGGAATTTAGCAACAGATGGAATAGTTGGTCAACGTACTTGGCAGGCGTTGACAATTTAG
- a CDS encoding DUF4174 domain-containing protein, translating to MNNSVLIALPLLACIVLLPVSKADIVQGSTNHAIKMSSFNLSSQKWKNRVLLVFAPSVDNHTYQQQMQLLDKHNSGFADRDLVLVQVLATDESYANKQPIDESSAAKLRDRFGVNKENFRVILVGKDGGVKRSDATPVQATAIFKEIDAMPMRQQEMQKRGRK from the coding sequence GTGAATAATTCAGTATTAATTGCCCTTCCCCTATTAGCGTGTATAGTCCTGTTGCCAGTTAGCAAAGCTGATATTGTCCAAGGTTCAACCAATCATGCCATCAAAATGTCTTCATTTAACCTCAGTTCCCAAAAATGGAAAAACCGCGTACTACTAGTCTTTGCACCGTCTGTTGATAACCATACCTATCAGCAGCAAATGCAACTATTGGATAAGCATAACAGCGGTTTTGCAGATCGGGATTTAGTTCTTGTTCAGGTTTTGGCAACAGATGAAAGCTATGCCAACAAACAGCCAATAGATGAGTCTTCTGCTGCCAAGTTGCGCGATCGCTTTGGGGTTAACAAAGAAAATTTCCGCGTGATTTTGGTGGGCAAAGATGGTGGTGTTAAGCGCAGTGATGCTACACCAGTCCAGGCGACAGCAATTTTTAAAGAAATTGACGCTATGCCCATGCGTCAGCAAGAAATGCAAAAGCGAGGCCGAAAGTAA
- the cobJ gene encoding precorrin-3B C(17)-methyltransferase — protein sequence MINVAPAIVVLGQNSVTVARKIITVLPGATLYGLAGRTSGVDVSFTNFGKTLRELFAQGTPLIGICAAGILIRTLAPVLSDKQQEPAVLAVAEDGSAVVPLLGGLAGVNDLARRIAEALDVKPAITTTGDLRLGTTLLFPPPGYHLANPDDAKKFISDLLAGAQVKLEGIAPWLSDSKLPIDPKGDLTIQVTEHLVTPRANCLVYHPATIAIAISGMIGYADDAVALVQQLLADARLERASVAGIFAPITAAADPGIHAVASALGVPARFFTPNQLEVQLSSGYSLAQAAAIAATGTFPLSPSSPHLAIAIAPQPIDPNTIGQPRGRLAIIGTGPGGSQWMSPEVKEILKSATDLVGYKTYLDLVGSLADGKQRHESDNREEEARAKMALDLAASGRYVAVVSSGDPGIYAMATAVFEVCDRYAKPEWDSIDIHVAPGISAMQAAAAAIGAPLGHDFCAISLSDILKPWSAIEQRIAAAAKADFVIAFYNPVSKERTWQLAEARKILLLYRTPDTPVVLAQNLGRPGQTVKAITLDQLAPATADMRTIILVGSTKTRTIKRRDGNIWVYTPRRYTEQ from the coding sequence ATGATCAACGTTGCACCTGCCATTGTAGTACTAGGTCAAAATAGTGTGACAGTAGCACGCAAAATAATCACCGTCCTACCAGGGGCGACGCTATACGGTCTAGCGGGTCGCACATCGGGAGTTGATGTCAGCTTTACTAATTTTGGCAAGACGTTGCGCGAGTTATTCGCCCAAGGAACGCCACTGATTGGCATTTGTGCTGCCGGCATTCTGATCAGGACGCTGGCTCCGGTACTCTCGGATAAACAACAGGAACCAGCAGTGCTAGCTGTGGCTGAAGATGGTAGTGCTGTTGTACCCCTCTTAGGCGGACTTGCTGGGGTAAACGATTTGGCCCGCCGCATTGCTGAAGCGCTTGATGTCAAGCCTGCAATTACGACCACAGGTGACCTCCGTTTGGGCACAACGCTATTGTTTCCTCCCCCTGGATACCATTTAGCAAACCCAGACGATGCGAAGAAATTTATCTCAGATTTGCTAGCCGGAGCGCAAGTCAAACTAGAAGGCATAGCACCTTGGTTGAGCGATAGTAAACTGCCCATAGATCCAAAAGGAGATTTGACTATCCAAGTTACCGAACATTTGGTGACTCCTAGAGCAAACTGCCTTGTCTACCACCCTGCAACTATAGCGATCGCAATTAGTGGCATGATTGGCTATGCAGATGATGCAGTCGCTTTAGTACAGCAGCTACTAGCTGATGCCAGACTAGAAAGAGCATCAGTCGCCGGGATATTTGCACCCATCACCGCTGCTGCCGATCCAGGAATCCATGCCGTAGCTAGCGCCTTGGGAGTGCCTGCCCGCTTTTTTACCCCAAATCAGCTAGAAGTCCAGCTATCATCAGGTTATAGCCTCGCCCAAGCAGCAGCGATCGCCGCGACAGGTACATTCCCTTTATCTCCCTCATCTCCCCATTTGGCGATCGCCATTGCCCCTCAACCAATTGACCCCAACACCATCGGTCAGCCACGCGGACGGTTAGCGATTATAGGCACGGGTCCTGGTGGATCGCAATGGATGTCTCCAGAAGTGAAGGAGATACTCAAGTCCGCAACTGATTTAGTAGGTTACAAAACTTATTTAGATTTAGTTGGTTCTCTGGCTGATGGCAAGCAACGGCATGAGTCCGACAACCGCGAAGAAGAAGCACGGGCAAAAATGGCCCTTGATTTGGCAGCATCTGGGCGATATGTAGCTGTAGTTTCATCTGGTGATCCCGGTATCTATGCAATGGCAACAGCGGTTTTTGAAGTATGCGATCGCTATGCCAAACCCGAATGGGATAGTATCGACATTCATGTAGCACCAGGCATTTCAGCCATGCAGGCAGCAGCAGCAGCGATTGGTGCGCCTCTTGGGCATGACTTCTGTGCTATTTCCCTTTCTGACATCTTGAAGCCTTGGTCTGCGATCGAACAACGAATTGCCGCTGCTGCTAAAGCTGATTTCGTAATTGCTTTCTACAATCCTGTTTCCAAAGAGCGTACCTGGCAACTGGCAGAAGCGAGAAAGATTTTACTGCTATATAGAACACCAGATACACCAGTAGTGTTAGCGCAAAATCTCGGCAGACCAGGACAGACGGTGAAAGCGATCACACTTGACCAGTTAGCACCAGCAACCGCTGATATGCGGACAATTATTCTCGTTGGTTCCACAAAAACCCGAACCATCAAGCGCCGCGATGGTAATATCTGGGTTTATACGCCGCGTCGCTATACCGAACAGTAG